CTTACGCCACCCAGGCGGTGCGCCGCACGCTCTGCCGCTACCTGCAAAATTCTCAGCGCGACGATCGCCGCTTTGTGAATGCCGATGCCCTGTTGTTTGAAGATCAGCACGAAGAGCAAACCGATCCGGCGCTGACCGAATCTCGCTGGGAGGATCTGCGCCGCAACCTCAAACGACTCCTTGCGCGGCTCGATCCTCGCGAACGAGCCATCATTCGTCGCCGGTTTGGCCTCGATGAACAGGCAGAAGTACAAACTTTGCAAAGTCTGGCGGAAGAGTTGGGTGTTTGTAAGGAGCGTGTGCGACAATTGGAGATGCGCGCCATCTCTAAACTCCGCACCCTGGCGGAGAAAGTGAAACTCGCCCCGCCTGAAGAGGCTTAGTTCTCGCCCTTTCGCAATTCCTCCAGCATCAAACTCGAAACTTCTCCCATGACACACACTTTCGAACGTCGCTCGCAGCTGCCGGTCTCGGCCGCCGAGGCCTATGCCTGGCACCTGCGACCCGGCGCGTTCGAACGGTTGAGTCCGCCTTGGGAGACGGTCAAGGTCTTAAAGCGAGAAGGAACGATCGAAACGGGCGGGACGGTGCAAATCGCAGTTCCCGTCGGTCCGCTCTCGATTCGTTGGCTGGCCAAGCATCACGATTTTCTCCCCGGTCAGGAATTCCACGATACGCAAGTCACCGGCCCCTTTGCTAAGTGGGAACATACACATCGCTTTGAAGCCCAATCGGGGGGCGAGTCAACGCTGCTCGATCATATCGAGTACAAACTGCCCGCTGGTGGCGTCGGCAATTTGGTAGCGGGTAACTCCATTCGTCACAAGTTGGAACGAATGTTTGCCTATCGCCATCGCGTGACCCTGGCAGACATTCAAGCCCATGCCCGTTATGCAGAAAGAGATCGCATGCACATTGCCATCACCGGCGCGAGTGGCTTGGTCGGCTCCGCCCTCGCAGCATTCCTCAGCACGGGCGGTCATCGAGTCACCAAGTTGAATCGCTCCCGTAGTAACAAACAGAGCCAGGACGATGGTCTGGCTGCTGCAGCATGGAACGCGGAGACCGGCGCAATTGATATTCCTGTCGACGACTTTCCCGAGGTAGTGGTTCACCTGGCTGGCGAGAATATCGCCGGCAGTCGCTGGAATGCGAAAGTGAAGGACCGCATCAAGCAGAGTCGCGTCGGTCCCACCCGGCAACTTTGCGAGAAACTGGCAACTGCACCACGTAAGCCGTCCGTGCTCATTTGCGCTTCGGCCATAGGCTATTACGGCGATCGCGGCGAGGAGGTCCTCACCGAAGAGAGTGCGCCGGGCGAGGGTTTTCTGGCTGACGTTTGCCGCGAGTGGGAAGCAGCCACGCAACCTGCCGTCGACGCGGGCATTCGAGTTGTGAATGCGCGGTTCGGCATGATTGTGACCACGGCAGGTGGCGCGCTGGCGAAAATGCTGACACCGTTCAAACTCGGCGGCGGCGGCATCGTTGGCTCCGGCAAGCAGTATTGGAGTTGGATCACGCTCGACGATGTAATCGGCGCGATTCACCACTCCATCATGGCCGAGTCGCTGCGCGGTCCCGTGAATGTGGTGGCCCCCGAAACGCTGAACAATCATGACTTCACCAAAGTGCTTGGTCAGGTTTTGCATCGCCCCACCATCATGCCGCTGCCAGCCTTTGCCGCTCGACTGATGCTGGGCGAAATGGCTGACGAACTCCTTCTCGCCTCTGCCCGCGTGGTGCCAGCCAAACTAGAAGCGACGCAGTACCCGTTTCGCTTTCCCACCTTGGCTGCCGGTCTGCGGCACGTCTTGGGCAAGATTGAAAAATCTTAGAAAGGTTCGCATGCAGATTGCCGTCATTGGTTCCGGGATCAGCGGGCTGCTGACCGCGCGCCTATTAGCTAGCCGGCATCAGGTCTGCCTCTATGAAGCGAGCGCCACGATCGGCGGCCATACATGCACGATTGACGTCGAACTAGCTGGCCGCAGTTTTGCGGTCGATACCGGCTTTATGGTCTTCAACGAGCGGACCTATCCGAACTTCTGTCAGTTGCTCGACCTGATTGGCATCGACTCGCAACCGTCGGACATGAGCTTCAGCGTGCGCTGCGATCGTTCGGGCCTGGAGTACGAAGGGAGCTCGCTCTCTGGTCTATTTGCGCAGCGCCGGAACATATTTCGCCCGCGGTTCTATCGCTTGCTGGCCGACATCCTTCGCTTCAATCGGGTCGCCATCGCTGCCCTGCAAAAACTGAACGACGACCAAACACTGGGGCATTTTGTTCAGCAGCATCATTTGGGAAGTGACTTTGTCGACCAGTATTTAGTCCCAATGGGAGCTGCCATTTGGTCGACGCGGCCGCGCGACATGCTTGATTTTCCCGCGAAGTTCACGCTCGCGTTTTTTCATAACCACGGGCTACTGCAGATTCGCGATCGCCCGGTCTGGCGCACGATTCCCGGCGGCGCGCGGCGGTATGCGTTGCGCTTGGCAGCCGACATTCCAGAGATTCAACTCAGCGCGCCCATTCGCCAAATCACTCGGACAGCGGACGGCGTCTGGGTCTCGGCGATGGGGGCCGATCCCCGCCACTTCGACCATGTGGTGCTCGGTTGCCACTCCGATCAAGCGTTACGACTGCTTGCCGATGCTACGGCCACCGAGCGTGAGATTCTCGCCGCGATCCCCTACCAGCAAAACGAAGTGATCGTCCATACCGATACTTCGATCTTGCCGCGTTCCCAGCGTGCCTGGGCCAGTTGGAACTATCTCACTCCGCGAGTAACGGACGAGCAGGAGACTGGCAACGTTGCGGTAACCTACGACCTCTCGCGCTTGCAGCGGGTGAACTCGCCAACGCCCATTCTGGCCACGCTCAACACTCCGTATGAGATTGCGCCGGCGAAGGTATTGCGCCGAATGCAATTTCAGCATCCGGTGTTCAGTCGCGCCAGCGCTATTGCGCAATCTCGCTGGGCCGAAATCAATGGCCCACGGCGAACCTGGTTTTGCGGCGCGTATTGGGGCCACGGTTTTCATGAAGATGGCGTGCGCAGCGCGCTCGCTGTCGCCCGCGAATTTGGAGTCACGCTCGAAGCATGCACAGCAGTCTGTACGAAGGAACGGTCTGGCACCGTCGCGACCGCCCGGTGATCCACCAGTTCCAATACAGGCAATTCATGCTGTACTTGGACCTGGACGAAATTCCCGCCCTCGCCGCGGCTGGCATCTTCGCGCGCGAAACGCACCTGGCCACGGCCAGCTTCTGCTTGGCCGACCATCCCGTTGGGGAAGCAGGCTCGAACGAGGTAACTCTCAAGACAGCGGTGAGCGATTTGGTTCGGGAGCGGACGGGACTGCACATCACCGGCCCGATTCGGCTCCTCACGCACTTGCGTTTTTTCGGCTACTACTTCAGCCCGTTGAATCTTTACTACTGCTTCGATCCGCGCGAAGAGCTGCAGTGCGTGGTTGCCGAGGTGAGTAACATCCCGTGGCGCGAACGGCACTGGTATGTGTTGTGGTCGGGAAATCAGACATCGACTGAGTTCGGTCGCTTCCGGCACGAGAAGCAATTTCATGTTTCGCCTTTCTTGAGCATGCAGCAGCAATATCGCTGGTTGATTCAGCCGCCAGGCGAGCAGTTGAAAGTTTCTCTGCGGGCGGAACTTGACGACCAGCCAATACTGACGGCAGTGCAGTCGATGCGCCGTCGCGAACTGACGCGCGCGTCGCTAGCCGCCGCGATGATTCGCCAAGGCTGGATGTCGGCCAAAGTGGTCGCTGCCATTTATTACCAGGCTTTTTGGCTGTGGCGCAAACAACTGCCGGTCTATTCGCACCCCAAGGAATCGCAACCATGTCCGACGACGCAGGGCTTGTAATGCCCCGCCTGGCAACACCTGCCGATGAAGTTAGTGACAGCAAACCTGCAAACCAAAGAAAGGCGACTGCCAGTCATTGGAACTGGCAGACCCGTGCGTGGCGTTCTGCCGTCCATCGTTCGCTGGTCAGTTTAGACCAAGGCGTGCTCACGCTCACCGATGCGCTGGAATCGACGACCTTTGGCACGCCTTCGGCCGATGGCGTGGCAGCTGAGATCACGGTGCATGATCCGGCGCTTTACAGCCGTGTGGCCTTGGGAGGAAGCATTGGCGCAGCCGAATCGTACATGGCCGGTGAGTGGTCGACCAACGACCTGCCCGCCGTTGTGCGGCTGATGATTCGCAACGCGCGCGTCACGGGCGCGCTCGAACGCTGCGGAAAATGGCTGTTGCAGCCTTGGCTGCGTTGGGGGCATTGGTTGCGGCGGAATAACGAGCAAGGAAGCAAGCAGAACATCGCGGCCCACTACGATTTGGGGAACGATTTCTATTCGCTGTGGCTCGATGAATCGCTGGCTTACTCGAGCGCGGTCTTTGAATCTCCGCAAGCCACGCTGGCCGAAGCGCAAATCGCGAAATTCGACCGCTTGTGCCAAAAGCTGCAACTTCAGCCCGGAGATCGCGTGCTAGAAATTGGTTGCGGGTGGGGCGGCCTCGCGCTTCATGCAGCCCGGAATTATGGCTGCCACGTCACGGGGACGACTATCTCGCGCGAGCAGGCAAATTGCGTGCGCGAGCGAGTGGAGCAGGCCGGACTAGCGAGCCGGATCACGTTGCTTCAGCAAGATTACCGGGCACTGACCGGTGAATACGACAAGCTGGTATCGGTCGAAATGATCGAAGCCGTTGGTCCGCAATTTCTCGACGAGTACTTTCGAACTTGCTCGCGCCTGCTGAAGCCCGGCGGTCTGTTGGTGCTGCAAGGAATCACGATTGCCGACGACTTATACAAAGACTATTGCCGTTCGGTCGATTTCATTCAGAAGTACATTTTTCCCGGCGGACACTTGCCCGCGGTCTCGCCCATGCTGCAAGCGATTTCTGAGCACACCGATCTCAAGCTACAGCAACTTGATAATCTGCCGCAGCACTACGCGCGCACGCTGGCAGCCTGGCGGTCAAACTTTCACGCAGCTGACGAAAAGTTGGCTCAACTCGGATTGCCGATCTCATTTCGGCGGATGTGGGACTTCTACTTCAGCTATTGCGAAGGAGGCTTTCGCGAACAGCAACTCGGGCTGGTGCAGATGAAGCTGCAGAAGATGTAGCCCGCGACTGCAGGCTTGCTGAAATTACCGTCCTTGGACCGGCATATCGTCTGAGATGGGCCGCGCATCGTAGTTATCGATGGCGACGATCTCTTTCGCGGGATCGAACTCGGCATCGGGCACAATCCAGATTTCGCCGTGCAGATCATTCTGTTCCGCCCGCACGCTGTGATGCCGCACGAGTTCCAGCACGGCGAGGAACACGCCGATCATCGCTGACTTGTGCATGCCCGGCGCGAACATCTCGCTGAACGCCGCCCGCTGCTGGCTGGTCAGCTTTTCGTGAATCCGCTTCATGTAGACCTGGATCGGCGTTTCGTCGTACGTGATTGTCGCCTGTTTGACGGCCTTTTTCTCCCGCAAGATGCGTCCCATCGCACTCACCAGATCCCACAGTTCCACTTCGTGGATTGGTTGATCGGCGGGAGCAATTTCGCGCGGTGGCAGGTCGCTGGCCAGGCGCGAAACGTGCCGCTGCCAATCGCGACCGCGCTCTTCGAGCATACTGGCGGCGTCTTTGATCTGCTTGTACTCCAGCAACTTTTGCACGAGGTTTTCGCGCGGGTCGTCGAACGTCTCGACCTCTTCGCCACCGTGCGGCAGCACTTCCCGCGACTTGATCTCAATCAGCGTGCTGGCCATCTCCAAAAAATCGGCGACGCTGTTCACATCGAGGTGTTCGAGCAATTCGAGGTACTGCAGATATTGCTCGGTGATGAGCGCAATCGGCAGATCGGCCAGATCGACCTCCTGCTTGCGTACCAGGTACAACAGCAGATCGAGCGGCCCGCGAAAGGTCGTTAGGTCGACGCGAAAATCCATTACTTATTTATTCCAAGTGACTGGTCACGTCAGCGATTATTTGCAGTATCCCAGGAATCGCGCTGAGCGGCGAGGCGCGGGGAAGTTAATCAGTGAAGGACTTCTCTGTCTTTTTTCGCTCTGGGGACAATGGTGATTCAAGCTGACGAGCTTCGTATGCTTCAATCGCTGCCTTCAGTTGCTGCATGTTTTGTTGCACTTGATTGCGACGAACTGATTCGCGGACAGACTGCAGCGCAATGGGCAACACGCAGAGAAACAGACTGACGGCCAGCAGCAAGCAAACCAGAGACAAGCCAACCAGCACCCAAACCAGGCGATTGGTGGCCGGCTTCGTGCTGCCAGTTGATACCTGGGAATTATCGTCTCTCATTTCGACCACGTGGCGATTCATTCCGGTCGAAGGATTGGCTCAATTTCAATGACAACCCGCCTACTTCCCAATCTTCAGCAGCGAACCGCTCCGAGATTTGCCAACGTGCGGCGGCGGAACTTTGCCCGCGGAAGCAAGTGCCAGGGCAGGTTGGTCGAGGTTCGTCGACGAACCAAACAGGCTCACCTTGGCAGTATGCAGGAAGCCCTTGAGTGTGCCGAAGGTGGCGGCGACGGCGCTCGGTTCGTGACCACAGTGGACCATGCAATCCTGGCAGCGGCTATTTCCGCTCTTTTGCCCGTACTTATCCCAGGCAGTCAGTTCCATCAACTCTTTGAAGGTCTGCACGTAGCCTTCGTTAAGCAAGTAGCAAGGCTTTTGCCAGCCAAAGACGTTGTACGTTGGGCTGCCCCACGGCGTGCATTCAAGATCGAACTTGCCTTGCAGGAATTCGAGGAACAGCGGCGTTTGATTGAACTGCCAACGCCGCGGCGCGCGATTGAGCAGTCGTTGAAAAAGGTTCGTAGTTTGTTGTCGTTTGAGAAAGTGATTCTGATCGGGAGCCTTTTCGTAGCTATAGCCCGGTGAGACCATCATCCCTTCGACGCCAAGCCGCATCATGTCGTCGAAGAAGCCGCGCATCCGTTCGGGATTGGCACCATCGAAGAGTGTGCTATTGGTGGTAACGCGAAAGCCTTTGGCACGGGCCGCTTTGATCGCCGCGACCGCGATATCATAAACGCCTTCGCGGCAGACGGCCTGATCGTGTTCTTCTTTGGGCCCGTCCATGTGTACCGAAAACGCCAGGTATTTGCTCGGTTTGAACTTGGGCAGCGCTGCTTCCAGCTTGAGCGCGTTCGTGCAGAGATAGACATACTTCTTGCGCTGCACGAGCCCCGCGACGATTTCGTCGATCTGCGGATGCATCAAAGGTTCACCGCCAGGAATTGAAACGATCGGCGCGCCGCATTCGTCGGCGGCGTGCAGGCATTTCTCGGGTGAGAGATTCTGCCGCAGAATCTCAGCCGGGAACTGAATCTTGCCGCACCCAGCGCAGGCCAGGTTGCAACGAAACAGCGGCTCCAGCATCAGCACCAGTGGATAGCGATTGATGCCGGCCAGCTTCTTGCCCAGCACATAACTGGCGACCGTCCACATTTGGCTGATGGGTACCGACATGATTCTCTCTTTTAGGTAGCCCGACGCGTCAGCGAGGGTCGTTTTTGGGAGGGCGAAGCTCCTGCTGAGCCGCCCGTTTGGATTTGCAATGGCTGTCTGTGCTAATGCTCCACCGTTCGGCTCGGCGGGAGCCTCGCCCTCCCGAGCGATCGGGTAGCTATCCCACCACTCGTAACCGCGGCGAGACGGATTCGCGCTGGGGCTTCGGTAGCTCCTGGCCGCGGGCATTGGCGTAGGTCGCCAAGGCCAACAGCGGGAAGTAAATCGGGTAGGCGTGGTACTTTAAGTAGAACACTCGCGGGAAACCGGTGCCGGTGAACTCGGTTTCGGCCCAGGTGCCGTCTTCTTGCTGTTGATCGACGAGCCATTGCACGCCTCGTTCGACAGCGGGATGTTCGGCGAGTCCCGCCGCCAGCAAGCCGAGCAATGCCCAGGCAGTTTGCGAAGCAGTGGCCGGACCTTGCCCGCGCAGGTGCGGCTTTTCGTAAGTATCTGCCGATTCACCCCAAGCACCCGAAGCTTGCTGATGAGTCAACAGCCAATTCGCTGCCCGCTGCATGAGCGGATCGTCCTTGGCGATATCGATGGCATTCAGTCCGACGAGCACTTGCCAAGTGCCATAGATGTAGTTCACACCCCAGCGGCCAAACCAGCTGCCGTCGCTCTCTTGCGTTTCGCGCAGGTATTGCAAAGCGCGGTCAACGGCAGGCTGGCCACGTTTCGCACCCCAATGCGCCAGCGCTTCCAGCACGCGGCCCGTCAGGTCCGGCGTACTGGGATCGATCATGGCGTTGTGATCGGCAAACGGCACGCGGCAAAGAAATTCGCTGTCGTTGTCTTTGTCGAACGCGCCCCAGCCACCATCTTTGTTCTGCATGGCCAGAACCCAGCGCCGGGCGCGTTCGCAAGCACCAATGGCCCACCGACGACGAGCATCGGCTTCGTCGATTTGCATATCGCTGCTGCTGCGCGGATGTTGCAACTCTCGATTGACTGGTTTCGCAGCTGCAGAAGATTCCGAAGCAATCAGCAGTTCTTTGACGGCGATCATCACCATCACGGTGTCGTCGATATCGGGATAAAAATCGTTGTGATGCTCGAAGAACCAACCAGCTGGTGCAGCGTTCACATTGGCGGCCCAATCGCCGGGACGGGTCACTTCCTTCTCGAGCAGCCAATCGATGGCGGCGATCAAGGATTGGTCGTCAATCGTCACACCACTGGCAGCCAGCGCGCGCACGGTGATGGCCGTATCCCACACGGGAGACAAGCAGGGCTGCAAATGGGCCGAAGTTTCTTCTTCTACCGTCAGCCCGGCCAGTTGCTCGTGGTTGTAACGCACCTCGGCAGAGTCGTCGTCATAGCCGAGGCACTTGAGCGCGATGATGCTCCAAATGATTGGCGGGAAAATGGCTCCCAAGCCGTCGCTATGCGCGAAGCGCGTGGTCATCCATTGCGTGGCGACTTTCAGGGCTCGCTTGCGAAGAGGCTTGATCTTGCGGCGTTCGAGCCACTTGATGGATTGATCCGCGCGCCGAAAGAACTTGTCCCACGAGAACCAACTCTGTTCTTGCTCCAGACCCGGGCATTTCAGTTCTGGCCAATGATCGGGCTGCTTCAGAAATAATTCGCCAATGCTGCGATCAGGCGCGAGTTGCCGCACCGGTCGATGGGCCCACATGATGGCCAGCGGCACAACAATCGTGCGCGACCAGGCGCTCATGCGGTAGATATTGATGGGGGACCACTTGGGCAACAGCACCAGCTCGGGCGGCACAGCGGGGCAATGATCGTACGAGATCTGCCCGAGCAGCGCGAGATAGAACCGGGTGAAGCTATTCACGGCATCGGCACCGCCGGCCGCG
Above is a window of Anatilimnocola aggregata DNA encoding:
- a CDS encoding NAD(P)/FAD-dependent oxidoreductase translates to MQIAVIGSGISGLLTARLLASRHQVCLYEASATIGGHTCTIDVELAGRSFAVDTGFMVFNERTYPNFCQLLDLIGIDSQPSDMSFSVRCDRSGLEYEGSSLSGLFAQRRNIFRPRFYRLLADILRFNRVAIAALQKLNDDQTLGHFVQQHHLGSDFVDQYLVPMGAAIWSTRPRDMLDFPAKFTLAFFHNHGLLQIRDRPVWRTIPGGARRYALRLAADIPEIQLSAPIRQITRTADGVWVSAMGADPRHFDHVVLGCHSDQALRLLADATATEREILAAIPYQQNEVIVHTDTSILPRSQRAWASWNYLTPRVTDEQETGNVAVTYDLSRLQRVNSPTPILATLNTPYEIAPAKVLRRMQFQHPVFSRASAIAQSRWAEINGPRRTWFCGAYWGHGFHEDGVRSALAVAREFGVTLEACTAVCTKERSGTVATAR
- a CDS encoding TIGR01777 family oxidoreductase, with protein sequence MTHTFERRSQLPVSAAEAYAWHLRPGAFERLSPPWETVKVLKREGTIETGGTVQIAVPVGPLSIRWLAKHHDFLPGQEFHDTQVTGPFAKWEHTHRFEAQSGGESTLLDHIEYKLPAGGVGNLVAGNSIRHKLERMFAYRHRVTLADIQAHARYAERDRMHIAITGASGLVGSALAAFLSTGGHRVTKLNRSRSNKQSQDDGLAAAAWNAETGAIDIPVDDFPEVVVHLAGENIAGSRWNAKVKDRIKQSRVGPTRQLCEKLATAPRKPSVLICASAIGYYGDRGEEVLTEESAPGEGFLADVCREWEAATQPAVDAGIRVVNARFGMIVTTAGGALAKMLTPFKLGGGGIVGSGKQYWSWITLDDVIGAIHHSIMAESLRGPVNVVAPETLNNHDFTKVLGQVLHRPTIMPLPAFAARLMLGEMADELLLASARVVPAKLEATQYPFRFPTLAAGLRHVLGKIEKS
- a CDS encoding type II secretion system protein — encoded protein: MRDDNSQVSTGSTKPATNRLVWVLVGLSLVCLLLAVSLFLCVLPIALQSVRESVRRNQVQQNMQQLKAAIEAYEARQLESPLSPERKKTEKSFTD
- a CDS encoding segregation and condensation protein A; this encodes MDFRVDLTTFRGPLDLLLYLVRKQEVDLADLPIALITEQYLQYLELLEHLDVNSVADFLEMASTLIEIKSREVLPHGGEEVETFDDPRENLVQKLLEYKQIKDAASMLEERGRDWQRHVSRLASDLPPREIAPADQPIHEVELWDLVSAMGRILREKKAVKQATITYDETPIQVYMKRIHEKLTSQQRAAFSEMFAPGMHKSAMIGVFLAVLELVRHHSVRAEQNDLHGEIWIVPDAEFDPAKEIVAIDNYDARPISDDMPVQGR
- a CDS encoding terpene cyclase/mutase family protein, yielding MSAREPIRVPRPHFIPPTTRTEEAPEPGTLAAAVHNTRQWLLDQQQPAGFWCAELEGDSILQSEYILLLAWLRRENLPIAKKCAQRLIDTQLPTGGWAMYPGGELEISGSVKAYFALKLTGHDRNAEYMVRARDAIRAAGGADAVNSFTRFYLALLGQISYDHCPAVPPELVLLPKWSPINIYRMSAWSRTIVVPLAIMWAHRPVRQLAPDRSIGELFLKQPDHWPELKCPGLEQEQSWFSWDKFFRRADQSIKWLERRKIKPLRKRALKVATQWMTTRFAHSDGLGAIFPPIIWSIIALKCLGYDDDSAEVRYNHEQLAGLTVEEETSAHLQPCLSPVWDTAITVRALAASGVTIDDQSLIAAIDWLLEKEVTRPGDWAANVNAAPAGWFFEHHNDFYPDIDDTVMVMIAVKELLIASESSAAAKPVNRELQHPRSSSDMQIDEADARRRWAIGACERARRWVLAMQNKDGGWGAFDKDNDSEFLCRVPFADHNAMIDPSTPDLTGRVLEALAHWGAKRGQPAVDRALQYLRETQESDGSWFGRWGVNYIYGTWQVLVGLNAIDIAKDDPLMQRAANWLLTHQQASGAWGESADTYEKPHLRGQGPATASQTAWALLGLLAAGLAEHPAVERGVQWLVDQQQEDGTWAETEFTGTGFPRVFYLKYHAYPIYFPLLALATYANARGQELPKPQRESVSPRLRVVG
- the hpnH gene encoding adenosyl-hopene transferase HpnH; the encoded protein is MSVPISQMWTVASYVLGKKLAGINRYPLVLMLEPLFRCNLACAGCGKIQFPAEILRQNLSPEKCLHAADECGAPIVSIPGGEPLMHPQIDEIVAGLVQRKKYVYLCTNALKLEAALPKFKPSKYLAFSVHMDGPKEEHDQAVCREGVYDIAVAAIKAARAKGFRVTTNSTLFDGANPERMRGFFDDMMRLGVEGMMVSPGYSYEKAPDQNHFLKRQQTTNLFQRLLNRAPRRWQFNQTPLFLEFLQGKFDLECTPWGSPTYNVFGWQKPCYLLNEGYVQTFKELMELTAWDKYGQKSGNSRCQDCMVHCGHEPSAVAATFGTLKGFLHTAKVSLFGSSTNLDQPALALASAGKVPPPHVGKSRSGSLLKIGK
- a CDS encoding DUF1365 domain-containing protein, whose protein sequence is MHSSLYEGTVWHRRDRPVIHQFQYRQFMLYLDLDEIPALAAAGIFARETHLATASFCLADHPVGEAGSNEVTLKTAVSDLVRERTGLHITGPIRLLTHLRFFGYYFSPLNLYYCFDPREELQCVVAEVSNIPWRERHWYVLWSGNQTSTEFGRFRHEKQFHVSPFLSMQQQYRWLIQPPGEQLKVSLRAELDDQPILTAVQSMRRRELTRASLAAAMIRQGWMSAKVVAAIYYQAFWLWRKQLPVYSHPKESQPCPTTQGL
- a CDS encoding SAM-dependent methyltransferase, with translation MSDDAGLVMPRLATPADEVSDSKPANQRKATASHWNWQTRAWRSAVHRSLVSLDQGVLTLTDALESTTFGTPSADGVAAEITVHDPALYSRVALGGSIGAAESYMAGEWSTNDLPAVVRLMIRNARVTGALERCGKWLLQPWLRWGHWLRRNNEQGSKQNIAAHYDLGNDFYSLWLDESLAYSSAVFESPQATLAEAQIAKFDRLCQKLQLQPGDRVLEIGCGWGGLALHAARNYGCHVTGTTISREQANCVRERVEQAGLASRITLLQQDYRALTGEYDKLVSVEMIEAVGPQFLDEYFRTCSRLLKPGGLLVLQGITIADDLYKDYCRSVDFIQKYIFPGGHLPAVSPMLQAISEHTDLKLQQLDNLPQHYARTLAAWRSNFHAADEKLAQLGLPISFRRMWDFYFSYCEGGFREQQLGLVQMKLQKM